The sequence GCGATATCGAATCCTCTGCTTTGCAAGTCCTGCGCATCATTCAGGAAGAAGCAATGAAGGAAAACTCTGCTGCTATTCACGTCCAGGCACCGGTAGATGTTGCTGGGTTTCTGCTGAACGAAAAGCGTGGTGAGATACTGAAGATCGAAACCCGTCATCGCGTGGCCGTTATCCTGATCCCAAACAAGCATCTGGAAACGCCGCACTACAAACTGGAGCGTCTGAAGCACGACGATCCACGCCTTGAAGAAACACAAGCCAGTTACGCAATGGCAGAGCAAGCTGATACCGACATCGGTTATAGCAAACGCCAAAAAGAAGAAGGCAAACCGCGTCAGGAAGCCGTGGTCAAGGGCATTACTCCAGACCAACCAGCACCTATCGTCGAGCGTAAGCCAATAGCTGTCGCCCCTGTTGCAGCCTCAGTAGCAGCGACTGGTGAAGGGTTGATTGCCAAGATCATGGCATTCTTCTTCAAAAAACCAGCATCGACTGAAATCGCCGTTACCCCAACTGTTGCCGCAGCAAAACCTACCCGCGAACGTGGCAATGACCGCAATGGTCGTGGCCAGCGTGGCCGCAATCGTGGCGGTCGTAATCGCGACCGTGACGAAGAAGGCGCACCAGTCGAAGCCCGTGAAGAAAATGCTAACAGCACTAAGAAAACTGTCGTAGCAGATGTCGTCGTTGCGGCTAACTCGGAAACCAAAACGCAACAACGTCAACCACGTCCACCAAGAGAGCCACGTGAGCCAAAAGAAGCGCGCGAAGCACGCGAGCCTCGCGAGCCAAGCGAAGGCCGTCAACGCGGCGAACGGACACCACGTCCACCACGCGAAGAGCGTAAAGAGGTCGTAAGCGAAGTAAAGAAAGATGAAACGCTTCTTCATACTCCGGCTGTCGAAGCACCTTTGGTAGCAGTCGGCATCGCAACAGAGAAAGCCATTGACGCTGAATCATTGGATGCGGCCGCTCCTCGTACAGATGGCGAAGCCGGTGAAGGTGAAGAACCACGTCGTCGTCGTCGTCGTGGCGGTCGTAATCGTAACCGTCGTGATCGCGATAGCACTGAAACAGGTGCTGAAGGTAACGAAAACTTCGTGGATGCGGGATCTGAGTTTGCCTATGACCCAGAAACTGCTCCTGTCAGCCATGCGACAACTCCGATTGGTATGGTTATTGCTGCCGATACCGCTCATGCAATCGCGCCAATCCAGGCAACTGCACCGGAAATCATGGCACCAGTACCAGTGGCCGTGACAACTGCTCCCGCAATTCTGGAAAATGCAATTAAAGAAACACACGACGTCGTTGCTCCGGCAGCACTAGTAGTTGCTCCGGTAGTTGCTCCGGTTGAAGCGGTAGCATCCATCGTTCCAACCACATTGTCCGCCGCTATCGCTGCCCCAATTGCGCCTCAGCACGTTGTTTCTGACGTTGTAGCATCTGAGGCTGTTAAAGAGCCAGCTGCTTTGGAAACAACGCCAGCAGCTCCGGTGGTACCAGCAGTCGTATTACCAGAAGTTATGCCAGCGCCGGTCGTCACCACTGCAGCGACAGTTTATGCTGCTGAAGTAACAACACAGGCTACGCTCTCCTCTGCCAATGCGCCTCTGACCGAGATAGCCAAAGAAACGCATATAGCAGATGTCAACGCCCTCATTCCAGCAACTCCTTCAATTGCTAATGAAGTTGTTAGCAAGGTTGAGCATGAAGTCGTTACGACACCATTTGTTGCGCCAGTAGAAGTAACAGTGGCGGAGATAACAGCGGCGGTAGCGCCAATCGCGTCCTCGCCGATTTCTTCTTCGGTTGATGAACTGCAAAATGCATTGAAATCTGCTGGCCTGACGCTAGCAGGAACCGATCCAGCGAAACTGCGCGCAGCGCAAGAGGCGGCGGCGAAAATTGTCGTTGCACCACGTGCACCACGTGAGCGTAAGCCACAACCGGTGTTGGTCGATGAGCCACTGGTTCAGATCGAAACTGAACTGAATCGGCAATAACACATTCGCAACTGGATAGCGAAAAACCATAGTTGAGGAGTGCGGCTAAACCAACGCCCTCCTTAACTGGCCGAACTAGTTAAATCCAGACTGTGATGGATAAAAAGGGAGTTTTTAAACTCTCTTTTTTAACGTCCAAAATTTGGTCCAAAATACCAAAATTCTGCCGCCGTGGTATCTTCTGTATCGTATTGCCAAGATCATAAAATTCATTACTTTTAGAATTTGT is a genomic window of Glaciimonas sp. CA11.2 containing:
- a CDS encoding Rne/Rng family ribonuclease, whose protein sequence is MKRMLFNATQQEELRVAIVDGQKLIDIDIETTGREQRKSNIYKGVITRIEPSLEACFVNYGEERHGFLPFKEVARTYFKEGVDVRSASIKEALREGQEIMVQVEKEERGNKGAALTSFVSLAGRYLVLMPNNPRGGGVSRRVEGEDRQELRETMDKLDLPSGMSVIARTAGIGRNVDELQWDLNYLMQLWRAIEGAGTQGNGAFLIYQESSLVIRAIRDYFQPDIGEILIDTDEIHEQAQQFMAHVMPDMVHRVKRYHDDVPLFSRFQIEHQIETAYSRTVPLPSGGAIVIDHTEALVSVDVNSARATRGSDIETTAFNTNCEAAEEVARQLRLRDLGGLIVIDFIDMENAKNQREVETRLKDALRYDRARVQMGKISRFGLMELSRQRLRPSLSEGSHVTCPRCNGTGHIRDIESSALQVLRIIQEEAMKENSAAIHVQAPVDVAGFLLNEKRGEILKIETRHRVAVILIPNKHLETPHYKLERLKHDDPRLEETQASYAMAEQADTDIGYSKRQKEEGKPRQEAVVKGITPDQPAPIVERKPIAVAPVAASVAATGEGLIAKIMAFFFKKPASTEIAVTPTVAAAKPTRERGNDRNGRGQRGRNRGGRNRDRDEEGAPVEAREENANSTKKTVVADVVVAANSETKTQQRQPRPPREPREPKEAREAREPREPSEGRQRGERTPRPPREERKEVVSEVKKDETLLHTPAVEAPLVAVGIATEKAIDAESLDAAAPRTDGEAGEGEEPRRRRRRGGRNRNRRDRDSTETGAEGNENFVDAGSEFAYDPETAPVSHATTPIGMVIAADTAHAIAPIQATAPEIMAPVPVAVTTAPAILENAIKETHDVVAPAALVVAPVVAPVEAVASIVPTTLSAAIAAPIAPQHVVSDVVASEAVKEPAALETTPAAPVVPAVVLPEVMPAPVVTTAATVYAAEVTTQATLSSANAPLTEIAKETHIADVNALIPATPSIANEVVSKVEHEVVTTPFVAPVEVTVAEITAAVAPIASSPISSSVDELQNALKSAGLTLAGTDPAKLRAAQEAAAKIVVAPRAPRERKPQPVLVDEPLVQIETELNRQ